One window of the Salvia miltiorrhiza cultivar Shanhuang (shh) chromosome 6, IMPLAD_Smil_shh, whole genome shotgun sequence genome contains the following:
- the LOC130987698 gene encoding uncharacterized protein LOC130987698: MAYVDHAFSISYDDELMETSYAVNNRPPIREISLAVALFVFGALGIVVGIFMAVNEIGGDRAHGLFFSVLGGILFIPGFYYTRIAYYAYKGYKGFSFSNIPQV, from the exons ATGGCGTATGTGGATCACGCGTTTTCCATTTCGTACGACGACGAGCTGATGGAAACTTCTTACGCCGTCAACAACAGGCCGCCGATTAGGGAGATATCTCTCGCCGTCGCTCTCTTTGTTTTCGGCGCGCTCGGGATCGTCGTCGGTATCTTCATGGCGGTCAATGAAATCGGGGGCGACCGCGCTCACG GGCTATTTTTCTCTGTGTTGGGTGGGATTCTGTTCATTCCTGGATTCTACTACACTCGGATTGCCTATTATGCTTACAAGGGATATAAAGGTTTCTCTTTTTCCAATATACCTCAAGTCTAG
- the LOC130987699 gene encoding uncharacterized protein LOC130987699 isoform X1: MEEQKAKRKRGIAMKSKKKKKKRNLCNDETVFPLLLASFSSKPHVEKALIKKYLNKIFLSLPHLHLPPILALLPSLLKSDCAEIVCKSADIVGAASLAFLEMSELIAAEDEIVRRMIALVGNSEREIAIAACNAVLDLSAGSVGRQRLLEFGAIEIFILRLMQGIKPPAATVGIAADTTLLKEDEHSILLLQGATTLINSASLEQLQLIPTDTCETLLVHLRGLLRQVHKQRLFSTSSTCDQGNELYASNIRVYNLVESVFRLSINYGLPPESVDLEHVKKGIFGLGKASIESFLSEVWEASPMLIRNSSKDSLRQDGIFNPFLQYHHLKEAIPSVLPSMLKCFTSCPAIASDELDILRVIEDIKNHLGYQIIYNQDIRVVKTQFGEREVHYFQEQTESCCSISPHILSINDILECEEAFKKGYSIALRGMEFRCQTIAVIADELASLFGQPSAGVNMYLTPSDSQGLARHSDDHCVFVCQLIGAKRWKIYPRPDSQLPRLYEPCSSLHDLEDGSHEGHGHQQIVLKEGDILYIPRGFPHEAITDVDDHENANTAKFSLHMTLAIEIEPPFEWEGFMQVALCSWDKKQRTLQYKSEDSVKWSLHLLSVRLLCIAIKLIRNLDPVFQKACLVGAMPFHSETTREWLHKDQTKTFGYLISRIISESRFSDAVSHLEATLQKNEDPFEHLRWMKYLTLEGEGTESSSDLSIPSADSRYLFDLLIQHKDIAEAAFVQVQSKFCHEVEFQDAELRYKMLLEKYRKVRKQYTNGMLSLHSALRNEA, from the exons ATGGAAGAACAGAAGGCGAAGAGAAAAAGAGGAATCGCGATGAagagcaagaagaagaagaagaagaggaactTGTGTAATGATGAAACCGTTTTTCCATTGCTGTTAGCATCCTTTTCTTCGAAGCCTCACGTGGAAAAAGCCCTAATTAAGAAATATTTGAACAAGATATTTCTCTCGCTTCCTCACTTGCACTTGCCGCCAATCCTCGCGTTGCTTCCCTCGCTCTTGAAATCCGA CTGTGCTGAAATTGTGTGCAAAAGTGCGGACATTGTAGGCGCTGCGTCGCTAGCATTTCTCGAGATGAGTGAGCTGATTGCTGCGGAAGATGAGATAGTGAGGAGAATGATCGCACTGGTCGGGAATTCGGAAAGGGAAATTGCGATTGCTGCTTGCAATGCTGTATTGGATTTATCTGCGGGGTCGGTTGGAAGACAACGGCTGCTTGAATTCGGCGCAATTGAGATTTTTAT TCTACGCTTGATGCAGGGAATCAAACCTCCAGCAGCAAcagttggtattgctgctgatACGACACTTTTGAAAGAAGATGAGCATTCAATATTACTTCTGCAGGGAGCAACTACTCTTATTAACTCTGCGTCACTTGAGCAGCTGCAGCTAATACCAACAGACACTTGTGAAACTCTTTTAGTGCATTTAAGAGGACTATTGAGACAAGTGCATAAACAGAGGTTGTTTAGCACTTCTTCAACATGTGATCAGGGAAATGAGTTATATGCAAGTAACATCAGAGTATATAATTTGGTTGAGAGTGTTTTCAGGCTATCGATTAATTATGGTCTGCCTCCAGAATCTGTGGATCTCGAACATGTAAAGAAAGGTATTTTTGGTTTGGGGAAAGCTAGTATTGAGTCATTTTTATCCGAGGTTTGGGAGGCATCTCCTATGCTTATAAGAAACTCATCAAAGGATTCATTGAGGCAGGATGGTATTTTTAATCCTTTTCTGCAGTATCATCATCTGAAAGAGGCAATACCTTCGGTTCTCCCTTCCATGCTAAAATGCTTTACTTCTTGCCCTGCCATTGCATCAGATGAACTAGATATACTTCGTGTCATTGAGGACATAAAGAATCATCTTGGTTACCAGATAATTTACAACCAGGATATTCGTGTTGTAAAAACACAGTTTGGAGAACGAGAGGTGCACTATTTTCAGGAGCAGACAGAGTCTTGCTGCTCCATTTCTCCTCATATTCTCAGTATTAATGATATTTTGGAATGTGAGGAAGCATTTAAGAAGGGCTACTCAATTGCTCTACGTGGTATGGAATTTCGCTGTCAAACTATTGCTGTAATTGCAGATGAGTTGGCATCTCTCTTTGGGCAGCCTTCAGCCGGTGTCAATATGTACCTAACACCGTCTGATTCACAAGGCTTGGCTCGGCATAGTGATGATCACTGTGTCTTTGTATGCCAACTTATTGGTGCGAAAAGATGGAAAATATATCCTCGCCCAGATTCCCAGTTACCTCGTTTGTACGAACCTTGCAGTAGCCTGCATGATTTGGAGGATGGAAGTCATGAGGGTCATGGACACCAGCAAATTGTGCTGAAGGAAGGCGACATTCTATATATCCCAAGAGGTTTCCCACATGAGGCAATAACCGATGTGGATGATCATGAGAATGCTAACACCGCCAAATTCTCGTTGCATATGACTCTGGCTATTGAAATTGAGCCTCCATTTGA GTGGGAAGGTTTTATGCAAGTTGCGCTCTGTAGTTGGGATAAAAAACAGAGAACATTACAGTACAAGTCCGAGGATTCTGTTAAATGGAGTCTACACTTGTTATCCGTGAGGCTGTTGTGTATTGCAATAAAATTAATCCGAAATCTCGACCCAGTATTTCAGAAGGCCTGCTTGGTTGGTGCAATGCCATTTCATTCAGAGACTACTAGAGAGTGGCTTCATAAAGATCAGACGAAAACCTTTGGGTACTTGATCAGCAGGATCATCAGTGAATCGAGGTTCTCAGATGCAGTTTCACATCTAGAAGCAACTCTACAGAAGAATGAAGATCCTTTCGAACATTTAAGATGGATGAAGTACCTCACTCTCGAAGGAGAGGGAACAGAAAGTTCGTCTGATTTGAGTATACCATCGGCAGATAGCAGGTACCTGTTTGATCTATTGATTCAGCATAAGGATATAGCAGAGGCTGCTTTCGTGCAGGTCCAGTCTAAATTTTGTCATGAAGTAGAGTTTCAGGACGCAGAACTACGTTACAAAATGCTGCTTGAGAAGTACCGGAAAGTGAGAAAGCAATACACTAACGGTATGCTCTCACTCCATTCTGCTCTACGCAATGAAGCTTAA
- the LOC130987700 gene encoding homeobox-leucine zipper protein HAT14-like isoform X2 gives MEEYDCNTTLMLGFNDHQNGPKRHVRAFLDQDIIESSSSLKSREHEEEIDFFKDFGRKKLRLTKDQTTLLEDSFKQHSTLNTKQALAGKLCLKPRQVEVWFQNRRARSKLKQTEVEWQLLKRNCERLSEENRRLKKEVVELRSEMKICKPLEPPQQRRHSFHVHEAVKLQKD, from the exons ATGGAGGAATATGATTGCAACACTACTCTAATGCTCGGCTTCAATGATCATCAAAACGGCCCCAAAAGACACGTTCGCGCTTTTCTCGACCAAGATAttatcgagtcgagctcgagcctgaaAAGTCGAGAACACGAGGAGGAAATCGATTTTTTCAAAGATTTTGGTAGAAAGAAACTGAGGCTCACTAAAGATCAGACCACCTTGCTCGAAGACAGCTTCAAACAACACTCTACCCTTAATAcg AAGCAAGCATTAGCAGGAAAACTGTGTCTCAAGCCCAGACAAGTTGAAGTATGGTTTCAAAATCGAAGAGCAAG ATCGAAGCTGAAGCAAACGGAGGTTGAGTGGCAGTTGTTGAAGAGAAACTGTGAAAGACTGAGCGAAGAGAATCGCAGGTTGAAGAAGGAAGTGGTAGAGCTCAGATCCGAAATGAAGATATGTAAGCCGCTGGAGCCGCCGCAGCAGCGGCGGCATTCCTTTCACGTTCACGAGGCGGTGAAGCTTCAGAAGGATTGA
- the LOC130987700 gene encoding homeobox-leucine zipper protein HAT14-like isoform X1, whose product MEEYDCNTTLMLGFNDHQNGPKRHVRAFLDQDIIESSSSLKSREHEEEIDFFKDFGRKKLRLTKDQTTLLEDSFKQHSTLNTVQKQALAGKLCLKPRQVEVWFQNRRARSKLKQTEVEWQLLKRNCERLSEENRRLKKEVVELRSEMKICKPLEPPQQRRHSFHVHEAVKLQKD is encoded by the exons ATGGAGGAATATGATTGCAACACTACTCTAATGCTCGGCTTCAATGATCATCAAAACGGCCCCAAAAGACACGTTCGCGCTTTTCTCGACCAAGATAttatcgagtcgagctcgagcctgaaAAGTCGAGAACACGAGGAGGAAATCGATTTTTTCAAAGATTTTGGTAGAAAGAAACTGAGGCTCACTAAAGATCAGACCACCTTGCTCGAAGACAGCTTCAAACAACACTCTACCCTTAATAcg GTACAGAAGCAAGCATTAGCAGGAAAACTGTGTCTCAAGCCCAGACAAGTTGAAGTATGGTTTCAAAATCGAAGAGCAAG ATCGAAGCTGAAGCAAACGGAGGTTGAGTGGCAGTTGTTGAAGAGAAACTGTGAAAGACTGAGCGAAGAGAATCGCAGGTTGAAGAAGGAAGTGGTAGAGCTCAGATCCGAAATGAAGATATGTAAGCCGCTGGAGCCGCCGCAGCAGCGGCGGCATTCCTTTCACGTTCACGAGGCGGTGAAGCTTCAGAAGGATTGA
- the LOC130987699 gene encoding uncharacterized protein LOC130987699 isoform X2, whose protein sequence is MEEQKAKRKRGIAMKSKKKKKKRNLCNDETVFPLLLASFSSKPHVEKALIKKYLNKIFLSLPHLHLPPILALLPSLLKSDCAEIVCKSADIVGAASLAFLEMSELIAAEDEIVRRMIALVGNSEREIAIAACNAVLDLSAGSVGRQRLLEFGAIEIFILRLMQGIKPPAATVGIAADTTLLKEDEHSILLLQGATTLINSASLEQLQLIPTDTCETLLVHLRGLLRQVHKQRLFSTSSTCDQGNELYASNIRVYNLVESVFRLSINYGLPPESVDLEHVKKGIFGLGKASIESFLSEVWEASPMLIRNSSKDSLRQDGIFNPFLQYHHLKEAIPSVLPSMLKCFTSCPAIASDELDILRVIEDIKNHLGYQIIYNQDIRVVKTQFGEREVHYFQEQTESCCSISPHILSINDILECEEAFKKGYSIALRGMEFRCQTIAVIADELASLFGQPSAGVNMYLTPSDSQGLARHSDDHCVFVCQLIGAKRWKIYPRPDSQLPRLYEPCSSLHDLEDGSHEGHGHQQIVLKEGDILYIPRGFPHEAITDVDDHENANTAKFSLHMTLAIEIEPPFEWEGFMQVALCSWDKKQRTLQYKSEDSVKWSLHLLSVRLLCIAIKLIRNLDPVFQKACLVGAMPFHSETTREWLHKDQTKTFGYLISRIISESRFSDAVSHLEATLQKNEDPFEHLRWMKYLTLEGEGTESSSDLSIPSADSRVSGRRTTLQNAA, encoded by the exons ATGGAAGAACAGAAGGCGAAGAGAAAAAGAGGAATCGCGATGAagagcaagaagaagaagaagaagaggaactTGTGTAATGATGAAACCGTTTTTCCATTGCTGTTAGCATCCTTTTCTTCGAAGCCTCACGTGGAAAAAGCCCTAATTAAGAAATATTTGAACAAGATATTTCTCTCGCTTCCTCACTTGCACTTGCCGCCAATCCTCGCGTTGCTTCCCTCGCTCTTGAAATCCGA CTGTGCTGAAATTGTGTGCAAAAGTGCGGACATTGTAGGCGCTGCGTCGCTAGCATTTCTCGAGATGAGTGAGCTGATTGCTGCGGAAGATGAGATAGTGAGGAGAATGATCGCACTGGTCGGGAATTCGGAAAGGGAAATTGCGATTGCTGCTTGCAATGCTGTATTGGATTTATCTGCGGGGTCGGTTGGAAGACAACGGCTGCTTGAATTCGGCGCAATTGAGATTTTTAT TCTACGCTTGATGCAGGGAATCAAACCTCCAGCAGCAAcagttggtattgctgctgatACGACACTTTTGAAAGAAGATGAGCATTCAATATTACTTCTGCAGGGAGCAACTACTCTTATTAACTCTGCGTCACTTGAGCAGCTGCAGCTAATACCAACAGACACTTGTGAAACTCTTTTAGTGCATTTAAGAGGACTATTGAGACAAGTGCATAAACAGAGGTTGTTTAGCACTTCTTCAACATGTGATCAGGGAAATGAGTTATATGCAAGTAACATCAGAGTATATAATTTGGTTGAGAGTGTTTTCAGGCTATCGATTAATTATGGTCTGCCTCCAGAATCTGTGGATCTCGAACATGTAAAGAAAGGTATTTTTGGTTTGGGGAAAGCTAGTATTGAGTCATTTTTATCCGAGGTTTGGGAGGCATCTCCTATGCTTATAAGAAACTCATCAAAGGATTCATTGAGGCAGGATGGTATTTTTAATCCTTTTCTGCAGTATCATCATCTGAAAGAGGCAATACCTTCGGTTCTCCCTTCCATGCTAAAATGCTTTACTTCTTGCCCTGCCATTGCATCAGATGAACTAGATATACTTCGTGTCATTGAGGACATAAAGAATCATCTTGGTTACCAGATAATTTACAACCAGGATATTCGTGTTGTAAAAACACAGTTTGGAGAACGAGAGGTGCACTATTTTCAGGAGCAGACAGAGTCTTGCTGCTCCATTTCTCCTCATATTCTCAGTATTAATGATATTTTGGAATGTGAGGAAGCATTTAAGAAGGGCTACTCAATTGCTCTACGTGGTATGGAATTTCGCTGTCAAACTATTGCTGTAATTGCAGATGAGTTGGCATCTCTCTTTGGGCAGCCTTCAGCCGGTGTCAATATGTACCTAACACCGTCTGATTCACAAGGCTTGGCTCGGCATAGTGATGATCACTGTGTCTTTGTATGCCAACTTATTGGTGCGAAAAGATGGAAAATATATCCTCGCCCAGATTCCCAGTTACCTCGTTTGTACGAACCTTGCAGTAGCCTGCATGATTTGGAGGATGGAAGTCATGAGGGTCATGGACACCAGCAAATTGTGCTGAAGGAAGGCGACATTCTATATATCCCAAGAGGTTTCCCACATGAGGCAATAACCGATGTGGATGATCATGAGAATGCTAACACCGCCAAATTCTCGTTGCATATGACTCTGGCTATTGAAATTGAGCCTCCATTTGA GTGGGAAGGTTTTATGCAAGTTGCGCTCTGTAGTTGGGATAAAAAACAGAGAACATTACAGTACAAGTCCGAGGATTCTGTTAAATGGAGTCTACACTTGTTATCCGTGAGGCTGTTGTGTATTGCAATAAAATTAATCCGAAATCTCGACCCAGTATTTCAGAAGGCCTGCTTGGTTGGTGCAATGCCATTTCATTCAGAGACTACTAGAGAGTGGCTTCATAAAGATCAGACGAAAACCTTTGGGTACTTGATCAGCAGGATCATCAGTGAATCGAGGTTCTCAGATGCAGTTTCACATCTAGAAGCAACTCTACAGAAGAATGAAGATCCTTTCGAACATTTAAGATGGATGAAGTACCTCACTCTCGAAGGAGAGGGAACAGAAAGTTCGTCTGATTTGAGTATACCATCGGCAGATAGCAG AGTTTCAGGACGCAGAACTACGTTACAAAATGCTGCTTGA